ATTGGCGGCGGCGTAACGACCAACTTTCTTGTGGCTGCTTTTTTTTGTTGACTGCTAATAGGCATTTTCACCCTCCGTTTTAACTATTTCCAATGAGTCCAACCACCAAGTCTCACACCAGCCCATATAGCCCAGGCAATACCAAGGCAGGCTATATTGATAATGCTGTCGAGCACGGATTCCGGTTCGTCGATGCGTAGGCATTCATACGTTGCGCCGCGAAGCACTTTGTCTGCCGTTGCGCGGTCGACCATAGAGCAGGCACTCGAAAAACACTTATGAGGAGGCGTATACAAATAATCATGCAGCACGGCTGCTGCTTTTCCACGGTCACCAAGCAGCCAATAGAAAAAAGGCACTCTAGGCGTTGAATCAAAATCCGTAGTCTGTTTCTCACTAACGATAATCTCGCCAACCGTGTTGGATTGATAAATCAACGGAGCGGTAAGCTGATAACGTGCACGCTTAAACAGTCCACCTCGGGACACTTCTTTAACCTGCAAATCTGTCAGAAATTTACCCATATTTTTACGCCAAAGTTGCGATTGTCCCGTTGCCGTCTACGCTATTGAAGCGAAATTCAAACGGCCCTGCTGTTAGATCGATAGCGGCCCCGAAATCAAGTATGGCCGCCGCTCTCTTATTTGCATCAGTGCTGTTATACAAAATTCCCCATCGTGCATTTGTTGGATTGCTGGCATGCTGTGCGATGCTGATCTTGTCTGCTTTCCAAGAAACTGTTCCTGCTGAGTTTGCAAACCCAACCGTTGTCAAAGCAGGTCCACCGGTAGCGTAGTTACCACCGGGAGTGACCTGGCTTGTTGAGAAGTTGGTTGTCCCTGTTCCACCCCAATGCGGCGCAGCATCTGCCGCAGCGGGTGTCACTGCGCTTGTGATAAACCCTACCTTCCAGGTATCGGAATCAAGGTCATGCAGCTTGTTGCCAAGGTCTGCTTTGAATTGATGAAATATTGTGATATCGCCTGCGGCCATCTCCGTCTCCTAATGGTTGGTGTAAAAAGTTAAAGTTAGTGGCTTAGGTGTTAAGCCTCTGAGCTTAGAATCTGTGTCTGTTACGGTAATAAATATGTTGTAAACCCCTGGCGTCGTGATTGCAGTTTTAGGGACGCGCAAAGTTACCGAGTCGGCAATAATGTTGATCGCCCCTTCGCTGAGTTTGAATGTGCTGGTAATAGACTGATCTTTTGTCATGGTCATGGTGACTGACATATCAACCACATCAGCAGCAGTTATGTCACCGCTCAACACGATCGGGATATTGATGTCCGTTTGAATATATAGGCGGTCTTCTGGCATATTTACGTACTCGCGTTAATGGTCACATTTACCAATGTGGCTTTTAATTTTTTAGTAGATAGTGATGCTTGTATGTCGATGGACGGTAGTGTTGCTTTAATGCGGACAGATGATTTAATAGAGTCATCAAATATGACTGACGCTCCCATGGCGGTTACAGATATAGACGCAACCGCTCCGTTAACAATTGAGTTTGATCCGGACCTGACAAACCCGGTAACGCCTAATATTTCGATCTGATCTGGCGTACCATTGATCGTTTTGCCAATCAATGCTTGCCCTAGCTGTGGCGATAATTGCAGACTTGCGATGTTAGCCTGTATCGTGATGCCTTTGATTACTATTCCACTGCCAGCTGATGTGATCAGGTTCGCCGCAGATGCGTTAATGGTGCGTCCAGCAATTACACTACCTTTCTGCCCTGCAATAGATGCGCTGGCTGCCGCGCTATTTATTGTCCTAGACAGTCTCGATAGTCCGGCGATAGGTGTGATAATCACGCTGGCCGCATTCCCGCCGATGGTTCTGCCAATTCTTACCAGCGCCTGCACCGCAGAGAAATTGACTGCCTGGGTATTCCCAGCAACAACTTTTGTCAAAATCGCAGCGCCTTTGATACCGCTAATATTTAAAGCCGAGGCGCTGGAATTAATTATCTTTCCTGACAATACAATTCCTGCAATACCACTAATAGATAGCGTTGCAGTGATGCCATTTATGGCTGTTCCTGCGGTTACGTTACCTAAATATAGTTGCCAGCTCATTTGCTATGCCGTCGTGTTAATCGCTAATGAGCCGTCCGCCCACTCTTTTGGGCTGCTTTGGTCAATCCATGTTATTAGAACCTGATCAGCATTCATTTGCGCCGCTGGTATATCGAGCTTCACCCCGACCGATCCAGATGGCGTCACCGTGGGAAGATTTGTTAAATTAACAAAAGAAGCGCCATCAAGGGATATTTTGAAGTCCCCGGCGGCAATTGTCGGGTTGCTTTTCATGCTCAAGTTATCAGTCGCGTCACGCAGCGTGACATATGTTACAAAAGCCTGATTTTTCTTGGGCGGGTTTGCATTAGCCATATTAAATCCCTAGTTGATAGGTTGCATTGTTTACGCCTTGCTCAACGTAGTAGCCGTACAGATATATCGTTACCATTACAGACTTAGTGGAGTAATCAGAAAAGGCGCCGCTATTATTTATTCGCCTTACAGCGTAAACATAATCGTTTGGGGGCATGATACGATTA
The DNA window shown above is from Nitrosomonas sp. Is35 and carries:
- a CDS encoding DUF1353 domain-containing protein, which gives rise to MGKFLTDLQVKEVSRGGLFKRARYQLTAPLIYQSNTVGEIIVSEKQTTDFDSTPRVPFFYWLLGDRGKAAAVLHDYLYTPPHKCFSSACSMVDRATADKVLRGATYECLRIDEPESVLDSIINIACLGIAWAIWAGVRLGGWTHWK